In Terriglobales bacterium, a single window of DNA contains:
- a CDS encoding TolC family protein, with translation MPATLIALLTLAAGSSAQTATPSTASPFGTTSTNIQGLNVNLGALQSNQSPFQGSIPTGQVQPGVIELSLRDAIDRALKYNLGLYESDQERDAARAARLKNLGDLLPNIAAHTSETVQQISLVALGLPPTSGFPPIVGPFSVFDVRATMTAPLFDLQAINKVRSGTVNQRASQLDYSNSRELTVVAVGIAYVQALAAGARVDAVQAQLRTAETLYRLASDQKSAGVAPAIDVLRAQVEMQSQQQRLVAARNDFDKQKLQLARVIGLPTGQQFTLTEKIPYQPLPPVTLEDALTRAYNDRPDYAAAKARLRAAQLTREAATGERIPSLHFNADYGDIGRTPGNSHGTFSTAASLEVPIFQGGRIKGDIVEADAALRQREAEAADLRGRIEYEVRAAFLDLQATADQLKVAQSTLGLSQETLVQAQDRFRAGVTNNIEVVQAQESVATSNESLISSELEFNLAKLALARSLGTAERATKEYLGGKP, from the coding sequence TTGCCGGCCACACTGATTGCCTTGCTAACGCTGGCGGCTGGTTCCTCGGCCCAGACGGCTACTCCATCGACAGCCTCTCCATTCGGCACCACCTCCACCAACATCCAGGGCCTCAACGTGAATCTTGGCGCGCTGCAGTCAAACCAGAGTCCCTTCCAGGGAAGCATTCCCACGGGACAAGTGCAGCCAGGCGTGATCGAGTTAAGCCTGCGCGACGCGATTGACCGCGCCCTGAAATACAACCTGGGTTTGTACGAATCCGACCAGGAGCGTGATGCCGCCCGCGCTGCCCGGCTGAAGAATCTCGGCGACCTACTTCCTAACATCGCCGCCCACACTTCCGAAACCGTGCAGCAGATCAGTTTGGTAGCTCTGGGACTGCCGCCAACCAGCGGTTTCCCTCCGATTGTAGGTCCGTTCAGCGTCTTCGATGTGCGCGCCACCATGACCGCACCGCTTTTCGACCTGCAGGCCATTAATAAAGTTCGCTCAGGCACAGTGAACCAGCGGGCCAGCCAGCTCGATTACAGCAATTCTCGTGAACTCACTGTTGTTGCGGTAGGTATCGCCTACGTACAGGCGTTGGCAGCAGGAGCGCGCGTCGATGCAGTGCAGGCGCAGCTGCGCACGGCGGAAACCCTGTATCGGCTGGCTTCCGATCAGAAGAGTGCGGGTGTCGCTCCGGCTATCGACGTCCTACGCGCGCAGGTGGAGATGCAGTCGCAGCAACAGCGGCTGGTCGCAGCCCGCAACGATTTTGACAAGCAGAAACTGCAGCTGGCGCGCGTGATCGGCCTGCCCACGGGACAACAGTTCACGCTGACGGAGAAGATTCCTTACCAGCCCCTGCCGCCCGTCACGCTGGAGGATGCGCTCACCCGTGCATATAACGACCGGCCGGATTATGCCGCCGCCAAGGCCCGGTTGCGCGCTGCCCAGCTCACCCGCGAAGCGGCTACAGGGGAACGAATTCCCAGCCTGCACTTCAATGCTGACTATGGCGACATCGGCAGAACGCCGGGAAATTCCCATGGCACCTTCTCTACTGCCGCTTCGCTTGAAGTTCCCATTTTCCAGGGCGGCAGAATCAAGGGCGACATCGTGGAAGCCGACGCCGCGCTCCGCCAGCGTGAGGCCGAGGCGGCCGACCTTCGCGGACGCATAGAGTACGAAGTGCGCGCCGCGTTTCTCGATCTGCAGGCCACTGCCGATCAACTCAAGGTTGCGCAGAGTACGCTGGGCTTGTCGCAAGAGACACTGGTTCAGGCGCAAGACCGCTTTCGTGCCGGCGTCACCAACAATATTGAAGTAGTGCAGGCGCAGGAATCGGTGGCCACCAGCAACGAAAGCCTGATCAGCAGCGAGCTGGAATTCAATTTGGCCAAGCTTGCTTTGGCGCGATCGCTGGGAACAGCCGAACGCGCCACCAAGGAGTATCTGGGAGGAAAACCATAG
- a CDS encoding HlyD family secretion protein has translation MVDPREESKTATGTVETEPLREPFPEEVEEPSKSARAKTFFRRHPRAKWLLMFLVLLVLALGVYLWHYFSIRETTDDAQIDGHIGPISARITGTVIDVYVDDNYFVKEGQLLVKLDPRDYEVALQRAEGDLADAQATARAAEIGVPINTTTTSNQVRTSQADVNAAMKEVESAQARVNEAQANYNKAAQDLKRFAVLVAKDEISQQQYDAAVAAEQSTLATLEANRAAVATAQSRVAQAEAGLRTSLTAPQQVAATKARASAAWATVKTREAAVAQAQLNLRYTEIRAPFTGIVSKRNVEPGQVIQAGQPLFSIVNLADLWTTANYKETQLKNMRVGQAARIHVDAFDHDFKGHVDSLGGATGARFSLLPPENATGNYVKVVQRVPVKIVFEKGEDLEHRLRPGMSVEATVITK, from the coding sequence GTGGTTGACCCGCGAGAAGAGTCCAAGACTGCAACTGGCACGGTAGAAACCGAGCCGTTGCGTGAGCCATTCCCAGAGGAGGTCGAGGAACCGTCGAAGTCTGCGCGCGCTAAGACATTCTTCCGCCGCCATCCACGCGCGAAATGGCTCTTGATGTTTTTGGTTCTGCTCGTGTTGGCGCTGGGAGTTTATCTCTGGCACTACTTCTCCATTCGCGAAACCACCGACGACGCGCAAATCGACGGCCACATCGGCCCCATCAGCGCGCGCATCACTGGCACCGTCATCGATGTGTACGTGGATGACAACTACTTCGTGAAGGAAGGCCAGTTGCTGGTCAAGCTCGATCCACGCGACTACGAAGTGGCATTACAGCGGGCCGAGGGAGATCTCGCTGACGCGCAAGCTACCGCGCGGGCGGCCGAGATCGGGGTGCCCATCAACACCACCACCACTTCCAACCAGGTCCGCACCTCTCAGGCGGATGTTAATGCCGCTATGAAGGAAGTGGAGTCCGCCCAGGCCAGGGTTAATGAAGCCCAAGCCAATTACAACAAGGCCGCGCAGGACCTGAAACGCTTCGCGGTTCTCGTGGCCAAGGATGAAATCTCACAACAGCAGTACGACGCTGCTGTAGCTGCCGAACAGTCGACCCTCGCCACTCTGGAGGCCAATCGAGCTGCCGTAGCTACGGCCCAAAGCCGCGTGGCTCAGGCCGAAGCAGGATTGAGAACATCCTTAACCGCTCCGCAACAGGTCGCCGCAACCAAAGCCCGTGCCAGCGCCGCCTGGGCGACGGTCAAGACCCGCGAAGCTGCCGTTGCTCAGGCACAACTCAATCTGCGATACACCGAAATTCGTGCTCCCTTTACCGGCATTGTAAGCAAGCGTAACGTGGAGCCCGGGCAGGTCATCCAGGCGGGACAGCCGCTGTTCTCCATTGTCAACCTGGCCGATCTCTGGACTACCGCCAATTACAAAGAGACCCAGCTGAAGAACATGCGGGTGGGACAGGCGGCCAGAATTCACGTCGATGCCTTTGACCACGATTTCAAAGGCCACGTCGACAGTCTCGGTGGCGCCACCGGGGCGCGCTTCAGCCTGCTTCCGCCGGAAAACGCCACCGGCAACTACGTCAAAGTCGTGCAACGCGTCCCGGTGAAGATCGTATTTGAGAAGGGAGAAGATCTGGAACACCGCTTGCGTCCCGGCATGTCCGTCGAGGCAACCGTCATCACAAAATAG
- a CDS encoding DHA2 family efflux MFS transporter permease subunit: MATSTFEAPQATRYVNPWIIAVSVMLGTFMEVLDTTVVNVSLPHIAGSLSASVDEATWVLTSYLVSNAIILPMTGWLANHFGRKRILMISIGGFTAASVLCGLAPNLPALILFRVIQGATGGGLQPLSQAIMLEAFPPEQRGRAMAFWGLGIVVAPMLGPVMGGWITENYSWRWVFYINLPVGALALLMSTLFVFDPHYISRRASRVDFWGIGLLAIGMASLQIMLDKGQEDDWLGSRFIRYLLIATIIALTWFIINELVERAPVVNLRVFQNRSYATGVFLMTVLGFVLYGSTVLIPIFLQTLLGYSALDAGWAMLPRGLGSFLAMPVVGILMSKVEPRKLLASGLTVAAFSLWRLSQINLNAGYWDIFWPQFIQGTAMGFLFVPLTTITHDTIPKEQMGNATSIFNLMRNIGGSVGIATVTTLVARHGQSNINILGAHANPYNLSATLMLQRARQMFMSKGMDYVTATRQAYAAIYGMVQQHAAMLSFIYAFRFLAILFVSVMPLILLMHPPRHRSRGVPAH, translated from the coding sequence ATGGCCACCTCCACTTTTGAGGCTCCGCAGGCGACCCGCTATGTGAATCCCTGGATCATAGCGGTATCCGTGATGCTGGGAACCTTCATGGAGGTTCTTGACACCACGGTCGTCAATGTGTCGCTGCCCCACATCGCGGGCAGCCTCTCCGCCAGCGTTGACGAAGCCACCTGGGTCTTGACTTCTTATCTCGTCTCCAACGCCATCATCCTGCCCATGACCGGGTGGCTGGCCAACCACTTCGGCCGTAAACGCATTCTGATGATCTCCATCGGCGGCTTCACCGCTGCCTCGGTCCTGTGCGGCCTGGCCCCTAATCTTCCGGCCCTCATCCTTTTCCGCGTGATTCAAGGAGCCACCGGCGGCGGACTGCAACCGCTTTCCCAGGCGATCATGCTCGAGGCTTTTCCTCCCGAGCAGCGTGGCCGCGCCATGGCATTCTGGGGATTGGGGATCGTGGTGGCGCCAATGCTGGGTCCCGTCATGGGCGGCTGGATTACCGAGAACTACAGCTGGCGCTGGGTGTTCTACATCAATCTGCCGGTGGGGGCCCTGGCTTTGCTGATGTCCACACTCTTTGTGTTCGATCCCCACTACATCTCGCGCCGCGCCAGCCGGGTGGACTTCTGGGGCATCGGACTGCTGGCCATCGGCATGGCCTCGCTGCAGATCATGCTCGATAAGGGTCAGGAAGACGACTGGCTCGGTTCCCGCTTCATCCGCTATCTACTGATCGCAACCATAATCGCTCTCACCTGGTTCATCATCAATGAACTTGTGGAACGCGCGCCGGTGGTGAATCTGCGAGTGTTTCAGAATCGAAGTTATGCCACTGGCGTCTTCCTCATGACCGTGCTGGGCTTCGTGCTTTACGGCAGCACCGTTCTGATTCCCATTTTCCTGCAGACTTTGCTCGGCTATTCCGCCCTCGACGCCGGATGGGCCATGCTGCCCAGAGGACTCGGCTCGTTCCTGGCTATGCCCGTGGTCGGCATCCTGATGTCGAAGGTCGAGCCGCGAAAACTGTTGGCGTCGGGACTCACCGTGGCTGCGTTTTCGCTGTGGCGGTTGTCGCAGATCAATCTCAATGCCGGATACTGGGACATCTTCTGGCCGCAATTCATTCAGGGCACCGCCATGGGATTCCTCTTCGTCCCCCTGACCACGATCACCCACGACACGATTCCCAAAGAGCAGATGGGAAATGCCACCTCCATCTTCAACCTGATGCGCAACATCGGAGGCAGCGTTGGCATCGCCACCGTCACCACGCTGGTTGCTCGCCACGGTCAGAGCAATATCAACATTCTTGGCGCCCATGCCAATCCTTACAATCTCTCGGCCACGCTCATGCTGCAGCGGGCCCGGCAGATGTTCATGTCCAAGGGCATGGATTACGTGACCGCCACCCGCCAAGCCTATGCCGCCATCTATGGCATGGTGCAGCAGCACGCCGCCATGCTCTCCTTTATTTATGCGTTCCGTTTTCTGGCGATCTTGTTTGTGTCGGTAATGCCGCTGATCCTGCTGATGCACCCGCCCCGTCACCGCAGCAGAGGCGTTCCCGCCCACTGA